Below is a genomic region from Helicoverpa armigera isolate CAAS_96S chromosome 12, ASM3070526v1, whole genome shotgun sequence.
atgggTCTTCCTCCTATTAACAAATGTCCACACATAATATAGAAATACCGACCAAAACTGTTAGGTATACTTTGTTaagataatatatttatcaCATATTCGCGTATTAGAAAGAGACAAAGGCATACCCTATCGGACATTAAGAAGCTACGATACTTACTCGAGTAAACTCCAGTTTCCTTGTTATGAATGAAATCTAATGTAAATACGCCTACATTAAAGTTTATACCTAAAACAGTTCAACAATACACAAATGAGTAAcacaaatattacacaagtGTTACTCATTTCGTTTAAGGGTGATCTACGCTCATGCTGGCATTAGTTTTAGAGTTTTAATAGcaagctatttttttttcaattatttaatgcACTAAGTAAAAGTGCGTATGAagttgtatgtacctaccatAATTATGGAATAAAGTATAGTCTTTGAAATTGTTGTGTTTAAAAGCAcgaagtaagttatttttttgtgaagcaGTTGGAAAACGACCTAGCGCATGTATATTGTAAACTAAACTAGGACATGTACATATACATCCTATCACTCTTTTAGACACTTCAGCGTTACTGTTAAacgacaaataataataaactttgttGAACGTCATAAAACCGTCTACATCTTGGTGTGTCCCTTTAGGcccttaataaattaaacaattgatAAGATTCTGGGTATTCaatagacaataaataaatattatttgttattattttataatgagtGTAATTCATGCATTTAGTCACGTACCCGTTGAGAtggtgttttgttattatttacaaacctaaacataattattgtttgtcAATATAATTTACGGACAAAAATAATGTAGATAAGCATTACAGTAACAAGTAATGTGATTAagaaatagtaattattttagttaggACTTTtagattcttcttcttctttcgtgtcgatgacatgtcttatagtgagactacactttgtcagccaaatattgtattgccgccacagcgagagcacggccggatgcgctcatgaGGTCCTGTCGCGAGCAAGTTTTTAGgtgaaaattatgaaatgaaaaGCAAATAGGTACTGCTGTGAGTGCAATGGAAGGGAtgctaaatatatgtatttataccTATTACACTATGTTTCACTCAAAAGGCTGAACtgaacttaatatttattataacataaGTATGTTTTGTCTATCACTATTTATTTGTTCAATGAAATCAACCCCATATCTTActcatcataaaaaaaatacaaatagccaggtaaaaatcatcatctcccgagcctttttcccaactatgttggggtcggtttccagtccaCCTGGATTCAGCTGACTAAAAAAACCATATAGCACGTAATATTTTGAATCAAAAGAAACAAACTACATATATTACGTAGCAggacaaaatataacaaaacctCAATCGCTTGAACTCAAAAACAGATGATTcacatttgttttgatttttggtGCAATTTTTGATGACGACTTACTATAAACTAGTTTGGGAACCTGTTTCACCGTTTTAAGTGATTCTTTGAAACCACATCTAGATAGTGTAAACATctcattttgttatttactaaactTCAAGTCGAAGAGCTAGTGGCTTAATCTTAACCGCGCAGATCGAACGGTCATGTCTGACTGAACTGTCatgaaagtctgacaaccagtcttacgaaGTATTAGGTTGCCCAGGTAATACCAATGGCGATGTTTTTAAATGATTAGGtaattaatagtaaaaaaatatattgagagaATAAGTAAAATCATATGTATATATATGAGAGAATAAGGAAAATTCGAATTAGTTCTGTGGGTTTTACGCAGCGctagaaaatacataaattatattctaaaataaatacaaaaagaagTCTAAAGTTTATTCTTAAGACAAgagataaatttattattagctAGGATCTGCTATTGCTTAATAGTTTATTACATCATTCGAatgcataatataaaatacatataaaaaacacattaattttataacagtaatatatttaaaaaagctaatttacacttgaaattaataaaaataatattttcaacataTGTATGCAATATAGATTTAAAATGAGTGATACACGAAACGAACTGAATTGCTCTGTAGATTAACTTGAAAACCTACTTTTACGTCATGCATGATACAAAACCCTTCAGACAATTTCCGTGTTGTTTGAgctaattacaatttaatttcttCCATAATAGGCATCAAACACATTGGTTGCCATTGCTTgaggaaaaatattaagttaaatagtcattattttttaacaaacggACTTTTGAATGACGATGATTAACACAAATTAATCATGCAAGTATCACAGACATAATTTTTAGggattatttttatcaagtaataaatcatatttaaaataaataccgcTTTCAGATATTGTGTGTcattacataggtaggtacatgtatttaatttgtcattagtaATCTGCAGTGAATCTCAAAACTTGTATCTATCAAGTTTATCTACAATTCAATGAAGGATTAATACCCAGTAAATgtgttgaagaggtcagacaggcagtcactccagtgaaaaataatgcaaataagTAGCACCTGATTTTACTGGAAGCTACCCCGAGAGTACGTacgaaaaggctagacagatgatgatctCCGAGTCCGAAACATTCATTGATTTTAAAACCGAATAAAAatctgtaggtatgtattaaagtaaattatcaGTTTAACAACAGCTGGTGGAATTACTTCAGTAAACAAAAGAACTACCCACTACTTTGCATCATCTTCCTAATATTAGTATCTACATTTGAACTTTGGCTTGCTATCgctaaaaatacacacaatatTATGTAGAAACAAAGCTATCTCAAACACATTtaatgtatcaaaatattcttatttaataCGCGTTACAACatatagtaggtaaaataaagttttttcacCCAATTTCGGAGTCTGTTATCGCAAAAGGTCAAATAACTCGTGATATCGttgttatataaaaactatattttatgtatccTGTACTGACGTATATATTGATAGGCAAAACTTAAAGATTAGTTGCATTCGTCggtatgaatttaaataaaatacctacctaccatcaTCTCCCGGGCCatcatttcccaactatgttgaggtcggcttccagtcttacgcCGGACGCGGCTGAGTACAAGTATCTTACAATACAATAAACAGTGTTTGTCATTCTCCCATATCTACCATTTTCGCACTATGTTGGGGgtggcttgcagtctaaccggatgcaaccGCGTACCAGGGATTGACATGGAGCTATTGCCTATCTTTCTTCCAAAACTCAGCATTCTGTGCAACCTGATTCCCAGTGCCGGTTTTGGTGAGTGTGAACCAGGGCAGTGGTCGTCTAGGGTGCCGGATCTTAGGGACGAGAGTAGCAATCAGTGCAGGCTCAAATCTGTATTTTTACTGTTTGCTTGCCTTTTGATCCCAAAAATCATCGCGCGACAACTATACCATCTAATCGCTATATTCAATGTTTACATGGACtccttaaaaaaaacaagatatttttatatttctagctGTCTTCGAtagatttttatgataaattcttttcttagaaaaaaacgacaaagataatatgtaaataaaaacttacatacGTAATACAATTTTCAGGATCTTAGAAAAACACTGATTAACCTTTAACTAGTCTTTGTTATaagttaattaacaatttactGCACCATTCAAtacaatattacataaatacttaGGAATTAATGACAAAGTTTTTACACCTGAACGTGTAAAAAACCCTATTACTATTGACGTCACAAATATCGAGAATGTACCAAACACCACAAATATTACTAAGCGTATTATTTAAAACCAAGAAttaccagtttttatttgcTTTCTCATTTTGCTTTTGTATTTTACCAAGGCCTTAACGGTGTTGGGCTAAGTATACTTCCTTGTGGAACGCCGTCTTTTATTCCATAGTTTAGTGACTTTATACTTTATGCGCAATTTTGATTTGCTGATATGCCGTGTCATCAAATGCATGATCGATTGATGAACATGCATCATCATGCCTTGTAAGTGCACTGATAAACATGAATGATCAAAATCAAAGTACAAAATCCTCATTATTATCATCCTTAGCATTATGCAATACGTGTGCAAAATTACACTGTTTTATCTCATaatcaatttgtatttttagttcCTTATCACGTCAAGTATTGTATAATCAGAGTATGTATCATAATATGAATTGCAATCACTGAGCAAGATATCGTTGCTATCAGTAAGACAACGCCCACCGATTtggatgaaaaataaaataaaaatagaaaatgatGTTACAAGTATTATGTCATCTAAATACAGACAATGCTGATAAAACTGATAGGCAAATCTCAATAATCTGTTACACGTGGCTTTGTTTTAGAAAGAAGTTGGTAATTTTCCATCTAAGTTCTGGCGTACTTATTTTTAGCATCTACAATGTTTCATTTTGGAGCTGTGATGGCCACCGTTGCCCCAGAgcctaccggggctgcgggattgttcgaaagagttaccgcggccctggtacgtaagagcttaagaaggaacatggtgggttttagtcagtaagagtgtgACACTTGTGAACATATTCCTTCTTAAAGAGcatccatggagtttcttgtcggcTCTTCTCCAAGAGACCATCTGTTTGGAACCGCACAACTAGTGGAACGTTCAATAAGGTCCCATAATTTCATAAAACTGCGATATTTTGTATTGATCAGAAGACAGCCAGCTCACGTTATCATAGTAAAATGAATCAATGAAACGTAAACCCAGTTCGTCACGCTTAATTACCGCAAACCAATTAACATAATGATACAAACTTAAGTGGGCCATTGAAGACGGATACATGAATCATTTTAAGGAATATTTGCTTTTCTTACTACGCACGGGTTTAACACTTCTTTAGTTGAAGTTGTAACTTTATTTGCTTACATGAGATCAGTGTGAAAATCTAAGAAAGATGGTGTGGTTAATAGTTATAACGGAAACTCTAGGAATTGTGGAAATTTAGGAAATGACGTTAATGTTTGAagtaggaaaattaatagttcttcattcaaaagatttttttctgatttttaTGCCGATCTTGTAATGTATGTGATGTATTCACTATACATGGAATAGTTAACTTCCTTGTCATTTTTTCTGTCGTGTTCAAGCTAATGATTGATTTTAAGCAATCCTGGTTCTGATTTCACACATAAGTCTAACGAAAGctggccccaacatagttcagcttaagctaggcagatgattaaaAAACTCGTTTGTGCCACACAGAAAGACAAGTCTGTCTATGACGTAAATCTATTGAAGTGTGACGTTCACCAAATAATTATTGAAGTTGATGTCTACTTTTTTtcatcaataattattttaaaattggcaAGTCATGATGATATTTCAGAAACTAAAATTGCAGCTTTTTTCATTGATTTAGGTTTAATAAGAAAAACTGTTACAGCAACACTGAAACTTAATGTTGAATGTTTAGAGTGTAAAATGGATCAACGATAGATTCTTCATTgttgtatttacttttaataattgGTAGGAAACTAATTGTGTACCTATAGAGGTATAGTTTTTGTGAATActctgatgatgatattaaacGTTTTGTCCATTTATTATCTAATTTAATTCATCGATACTAATCTTCTGAATATCACGTTGACTTTTTATCCTCTCTCTGAGTGACATCGGCTCATCGGCAAAGGCGAGGAATtcttatacactcttttgcaaaaaaaacgggcacctatgcgaaatcttagttttaaggactgtACGTgtgtttcaaagggttttaatgattgtagtatgtttctagcatcaaaagagttagtcgagcatgcgtgagagtgtattctaaatttgaattttgtacaattgctaagaaattggttaaaccttgttttggactaattgctagcagaaagttcgtcggtgttttgaaaagttttcgaagtgattttcaggaaaatgataatgcagttttaattaatgattaatgtacttttttgttagatcaaaacatttttgaaaaactatgcgtatttgataaaattttcacctgctctgaATGGGCTATACTggtgattgatggcaatgttaagagtttcggtattttagtgtaaagcgttctattgtttagatattgtacccacgtgtttttaaatatcgctttttcataaataaacactatttagaagagtatcagtacctttggctgcgacaaaaccaatttaaagtaagcagtgccgatcacaactcgtctcctatcagactttaacatttttaaaagtcttgaaattctacaaaatatagaaaatagcgcatagactatgagcacgaggtcttaatgTCTCGTAATCAATGATtattaaacaacctcgtctcttgggaaactccgtagacctctgaagatctatgagtctgagcgttcaaatagcgtgttttcatcccacggacattttattaaataaacttgcctacattgagattttctggcatctacagcactttcctgcttaaatcataacaataatcggctatctgctcatttcttaagaaacatacgtttggccaataattttgaatgcttgactccctttcagctaaatcgtcgtttagtaacccaatacctatggagttatcgagagcttcaacgcggcaataatttgactttctAGATAACTTTAACCATcctcattattttttacatggttaattttaacatttatcacaaaatttggtattttttaaatgtcaaagtgcgataggagacgagttgtgatcggcactgcttactttaaattggttttgtcgcagccaaaggtactgatactcttttaaatagtgtttatttatgaaaaagcgatattttaaaacacgtgggtacaatatctaaacaatagaacgctttacactaaaataccgaaactcttaacattgccatcaatcaccAGTATAGCCCATtcagagcaggtgaaaattttatcaaatacgcatagtttttcaaaaatgttttgatctaacaaaaaagtacattaatcattaattaaaactgcattatcattttcctgaaaatcacttcgaaaacttttcaaaacaccgacgaactttctgctagcaattagtccaaaacaaggtttaatcaatttcttagcaattgtacaaaattcaaatttagaatacactctcacgcatgctcgactaactcttttgatgctagaaacatactacaatcattaaaaccctttgaaacacACGTacagtccttaaaactaagatttcgcataggtgcccgttttttttgcaaaagagtttatatttgtttatgaaacCTAATGGATTGTTTCCCAATATGTCTGGCACGAATCTGTGAATGGAAgttcacaaaaattatcattaCTTACGAGGAATGCtcgaaatgtttgaaaaaagaaaCCTCACGAGTTTTACAAATTCAAGATTAAGTATTAAGTAACTATCTTGTATAAAAAGTACGCTGATTCTTTAGACTGCTTACTTATCACATTAACGTCGCAAGTCACGATGAATTGTGTGTTTAATAATAAGCTATATTTATCAGTATCAAATTGTATATATAGTCTAACAAACTTTTATCATTTATCAGTCTCAATTCACTCATTCAAAATGACTGATTTCTCGTACTTTATCGTGGTTCACACATTAGTGTTGTTGCTAAGTCAAGGTGAAGCGGCAAAGATACTAGTTTACATCCCCACTCCGTCCATCAGTCATCAGGTAGTATTCCGGCCGTTGACGCAAGCACTGGCAGCCAGAGGTCATGAGGTCACCGTCGTCACAACAGACCCTGCGTTCCCAAAAGGAGGTGCACCCCCAAACTTAAAAGAAATTGACGTCCACGATATATCTTACAATATATGGAGAACAGAAGTAATGAAAGCGTCACGAGGTGAAGAAATAGACGACATATTAGCACCGATGAGTGTAATGTTATATGCCGTTGAAAAAGCATTTGAGGCCCAACTACAACACCCAGAGGTTCAAGCTTTAATAAAAGGcacaaataataaacattttgacTTGCTGATTGCAGAAGCCCATATGGCAATGTTGCTGGCATTTGCTCATATTTACAAGACGCCAGTTATTCAAGCGAGTTCACTAGGAGCCTATTTTGGGAATTATGAAACAGTGGGAGCACCAACGCATCCATTCCTGTACCCGCATGTTATGCGACGAAAATTGAATAACCTCTCAGTTTGGGACAAGGTGACAGAATTATATGATCAGTACAGACTGGAAAAGCTGATTGCAGATGCACAGCCGGGTGAAAATGCtttagtagaaaaatattttggaccAGGCATCCCTCCAGTTTCGGAATTGCTCAAAAATGTTGACATGCTGTTTTTGAATGAAAATCCCATATTTGGAGATGTAAGGCCTGTACCGCCAGCAGTTGTGTTCATGGGTGGTCTTCATCAAAATCCTGAAAAGGATCTTCCTAAGGTAGATACTAATCTAAccaataaactttttaaatcttGTTAATTTGTGCTGCATAGAAACtgatctaaaattattttttaggacCTTAAAACATTCTTAGATTCATCTAAACATGGCGTAATATACATCAGCTATGGTACCAATGTGGATCCTGCACTTCTACCGCCGGAGAAAATACAAGCGATGATAGAGGTGCTGTCTCAACTGCCTTACGATGTCTTGTGGAAGTGGAGCAAGGACGAGCTTCCTGGGAGAACACCAAACATCAGGATTTCCAAGTGGTTGCCACAATCAGATTTACTCAGTAAGACATAGTTATACATCATTTTAATGATAGAAATAATAGAAGAGGACAAAGATTTGGAAAAGACCATGGTCatcatacttaatttatttttccttacaGAGCATCCCAAAGTCAAATTGTTCATAACTCAAGGAGGACTACAGTCCACAGACGAGGCTATTACCGCAGGAGTTCCCCTTATAGGCATGCCCATGATAGCTGATCAATGGTACAATGTAGAAAGATATGTAGCCCACAAGATTGGAGTCAGACTCGACATGGAAACTCTAACGGAAGAGAACTTCAAGAATGCTATTAATAAAACCATTGGAGATGACAGGTGTGTATTTTACAATAGCGATAAGATAATTTTAGATTGTTACGTAGTACTATCTAAACTATTTGTTTGACTTCCGAAATTGTTTTTCAATAGGATTATAGATAAGACTAATTTAGACATACACGTGGAAGCAGAAATATCAATGAATGATGCaacaaagtttatttgttaTGCTATTGCAAATTCACTTATTGATTTAGATCTAAGGCAACGATTTAAAATTCATCTTTAGGTTCTAGTCATAACTTAGGAAAGGAAAAACTAATGACTTATATTGACGAAACTCACTAGACGCATTTTGATCCAAGATATTATCTAATACCTAGTATATTTATTCAAGTATTTTTCACAGAAATGTGATAAGCAAACGAGCAAACTTCTCAAAAACCTTCGTCTTACAAATAACTCTTCTACACTCATAAGTATGCATTTTTTACAGTTACCGAAAGAACATCGTGCGTCTCCGGAACATCATTCAAGATCAGCCCCAAAAGCCTTTGGACCGGGCCGTATGGTGGACGGAATACGTCATCCGTCACGGCGGAGCTAAACATTTACTCTCACCAGCTGCCCACATCACATGGACAGAGTTCCTTGAACTCAAACTAGTATTTACACTTCTAGCAGTATTTTTGACCGCTATCGTAACTTTCCTCCTAGCTTTATATCTAGTGTTTAAGTTTGTTCGGAGTTTTTTGAAAGGTAGTGTAAAAGTGAAGAGGTCGTAAAAAGCGTTGTGTGTTATATGTAAATGGTTTTAGTACTTTGTTCTCAAAATAAggattgatattaaaattggtATGGTCTTGTGactaaaaacaaatgtaaatcattgagttttaattatagaaattattttattttatggtgaTTGTCTTGTGTTTTTTTACTCCTTCCTAAGCTATACCCTTTGCTACGTCTCGTGTCTTGTTTTAAATACTTCTAATAATTACGATAGGACGTCTATGTCACATTTTATCACATCACTTTTTGAACTTGAGAATTCATCATTCTGCTGTATCACGATGATGCAGTAATTTTATCTCCTTTATAAGGGTCAAATAGTGATTcctaagaaaaagaaaatttgcAAGCATCTTAATAACATCCAATTATGCCAAAGGTTCAAGCCATTTGCTTTTAAATATAAGGATAATTTGACATGTAATTGAGTAGAACACACTTTATTACCATTTAAGGAGATTAATTACCGAGTCACATGTAGAAATATgagaatttttaattatatgaaTGGTCACGTTACCACGAACTACGCCCCGTCGCACGTGGTGCAGATTTTTACCCAACTACGACAAGGCTAAAAAGGAGAGTTATGGTTTTAACAGTATTCAACAGGAGTATCTCATATCACTTCAATGGTAACTCACACTTCAAAAAACAATGAATACTTATATAGAAACAATAACTAGTCTAATTCTGATAGAGGTATCATCCGATTCTATTATTACCTAGGTGACATGTTTATACCATATTCAGTATGACGGATGTTTACAGACAAAATGTACGggccaaaagaaaaacatttgtgCCGTGTGAATGAATTCATGTAACAGACTACTGAAAGGAACTTTTTCAGACTCAATTGCAACGAAAAAAGctggtcagatagggcagtcgctccttgtaaagcactggtactcagctacatccggttagactggaagccgaccccaacatagttgggaaaagggctcggaggatgaggaattataagaataataacaaaaaaagccTAGTAGTGAAAGCACTA
It encodes:
- the LOC110378150 gene encoding UDP-glycosyltransferase UGT5 — translated: MTDFSYFIVVHTLVLLLSQGEAAKILVYIPTPSISHQVVFRPLTQALAARGHEVTVVTTDPAFPKGGAPPNLKEIDVHDISYNIWRTEVMKASRGEEIDDILAPMSVMLYAVEKAFEAQLQHPEVQALIKGTNNKHFDLLIAEAHMAMLLAFAHIYKTPVIQASSLGAYFGNYETVGAPTHPFLYPHVMRRKLNNLSVWDKVTELYDQYRLEKLIADAQPGENALVEKYFGPGIPPVSELLKNVDMLFLNENPIFGDVRPVPPAVVFMGGLHQNPEKDLPKDLKTFLDSSKHGVIYISYGTNVDPALLPPEKIQAMIEVLSQLPYDVLWKWSKDELPGRTPNIRISKWLPQSDLLKHPKVKLFITQGGLQSTDEAITAGVPLIGMPMIADQWYNVERYVAHKIGVRLDMETLTEENFKNAINKTIGDDSYRKNIVRLRNIIQDQPQKPLDRAVWWTEYVIRHGGAKHLLSPAAHITWTEFLELKLVFTLLAVFLTAIVTFLLALYLVFKFVRSFLKGSVKVKRS